One stretch of Glycine soja cultivar W05 chromosome 7, ASM419377v2, whole genome shotgun sequence DNA includes these proteins:
- the LOC114420066 gene encoding probable serine/threonine-protein phosphatase 2A regulatory subunit B'' subunit TON2 — MYSGSSDGESHDAPQSQRKIPPASSMLWVRNLRRFIGSGAGLGSEALMELETKRILLDIFKEKQKKTAEAATIPTFYKKKPEDGSISHRVQRLAKYRFLRKQSDLLLNADDLDAMWVCLRENCVIDDATGAEKMNYEDFCHIASVCTEQIGPKCRRFFSPSNFMKFEKDEQGRIAILPFYLYVMRTVSLTQARIDMSELDEDSDGFLQPHEMEAYIRGLIPNLAQLRDMPAAFVQMYCRIAAHKFFFFCDPHRRGKACIKKVLLSNCLQELMELHQESEEEVTDTEQAENWFSLTSAQRICDMFLALDKDTNGTLSKQELREYADATLADIFIERVYDEHVRRGKSGGGNAREMDFESFLDFVLALENKDTPEGLTYLFRCLDLQGRGYLTTADVHSLFRDVHHKWIEGGNYELCIEDVRDEIWDMVKPEDPLKITLADLLACKQGGTVASMLIDVRGFWAHDNRETLLQEEEPEEE, encoded by the exons ATGTACAGCGGCTCCAGCGACGGCGAAAGCCATGACGCCCCTCAGAGTCAGAGGAAAATTCCGCCGGCATCCTCCATGCTTTGGGTCCGCAATCTTCGCCGTTTCATCGGATCCGGCGCCGGCCTCGGATCCGAAGCCTTGATGG AGCTTGAAACTAAGAGAATTTTGCTCGACATTTTTAAGGAAAAGCAGAAGAAAACCGCCGAAGCTGCTACAATTCCCACTTTCTACAAGAAG AAACCTGAAGATGGATCAATCAGTCATAGAGTTCAGAGATTGGCAAAGTATCGCTTTCTAAGG AAACAATCCGATCTTTTGCTGAATGCTGATGATTTGGATGCAATGTGGGTGTGCTTAAGAGAGAACTGCGTCATTGATGATGCTACTGGTGCAGAAAAG ATGAATTATGAAGACTTTTGCCACATTGCCTCTGTATGTACAGAACAAATAGGTCCTAAATGCCGGCGGTTTTTCAGTCCTTCAAACTTTATGAAGTTTGAGAAAGATGAGCAGGGAAGAATTGCCATTCTACCCTTTTACCTTTATGTGATGCGAACG GTTTCACTTACGCAGGCAAGAATTGATATGAGTGAGCTTGATGAGGATTCTGATGGTTtccttcagccacat GAAATGGAGGCCTATATACGAGGTCTGATACCCAACTTGGCACAGTTACGTGACATGCCAGCTGCCTTTGTTCAAATGTATTGTCGTATTGCTGCACacaaattcttcttcttttgcgaTCCTCATAGACGAG GAAAAGCTTGCATCAAGAAAGTTTTGCTTAGTAATTGTCTCCAGGAACTCATGGAGCTTCACCAG GAAAGTGAAGAAGAAGTCACGGACACAGAGCAAGCCGAAAACTGGTTCTCTTTGACTTCTGCTCAACGCATATGTG ACATGTTTCTTGCTCTTGATAAAGATACAAATGGGACATTAAGCAAGCAGGAGCTGCGAGAATATGCAGATGCGACTCTGGCTGATATTTTTATTGAGAGAG TATATGATGAACATGTTCGACGTGGAAAGAGTGGTGGTGGGAACGCCCGAGAGATGGATTTCGAGAGTTTCCTGGACTTTGTTTTGGCTTTAGAAAACAAAGACACCCCTGAAGGCTTGACATACTTGTTTCGATGCCTTGATCTTCAAGGAAGGGGTTACCTCACTACTGCTGATGTTCACTCCCTTTTCAG AGATGTACACCATAAATGGATTGAGGGTGGCAACTATGAACTTTGTATCGAAGATGTAAGGGATGAAATCTGGGATATGGTTAAGCCAGAAGATCCACTCAAAATAACATTGGCAGACCTACTGGCCTGCAAACAGGGTGGAACTGTAGCCAGCATGCTCATAGATGTACGTGGTTTCTGGGCTCATGACAATAGAGAAACTCTTCTCCAGGAGGAGGAACCGGAGGAAGAATAA
- the LOC114420067 gene encoding pentatricopeptide repeat-containing protein At4g22760-like — protein MTLASVISACSQLGDLEHWCWIESHINDFGIVLDDHLATALIDLYAKCGSIDKAYELLFPSMRKRDSVAYSAMIYGCGINGKASDAIKLFEQMLAECIGPNLVTYTGLLTAYNHAGLLEKGYQCFNSMKDYELVPSIDHYGIMVDLLGRAGYLDEAYKLIINMPKHQNAGVWGALLLACRLHNNVELGEIAVQHCIKLGSDTTGNCSLLSGIYATVEKWDDAKKLRMGMEGKEITGCSWTSNLATP, from the coding sequence ATGACTTTGGCTAGTGTTATATCAGCATGTTCACAATTGGGGGATCTGGAACATTGGTGCTGGATTGAGTCGCATATCAATGACTTTGGAATTGTATTGGATGATCATTTGGCTACTGCTTTAATTGACTTGTATGCAAAGTGTGGAAGCATTGACAAGGCATATGAGCTATTATTCCCTAGCATGAGAAAGAGGGATTCGGTTGCATATTCTGCAATGATATATGGATGTGGAATAAATGGAAAGGCATCTGATGCAATCAAGTTATTTGAACAGATGCTTGCAGAATGTATTGGTCCTAATTTAGTCACCTACACTGGACTCCTAACTGCTTATAATCATGCTGGATTGCTTGAAAAAGGTTACCAGTGCTTTAACTCCATGAAGGACTACGAGCTTGTGCCTTCAATTGATCATTATGGCATCATGGTTGATCTCTTGGGAAGGGCGGGATATCTGGATGAAGCATACAAGCTTATAATAAATATGCCAAAGCACCAAAATGCTGGTGTTTGGGGAGCTCTGCTTCTTGCCTGCAGATTACACAATAATGTGGAGCTTGGGGAAATAGCTGTCCAGCATTGCATTAAGCTGGGGAGTGATACAACTGGGAATTGTTCTCTTCTTTCTGGCATATATGCTactgttgaaaaatgggatgatGCCAAGAAGTTGAGAATGGGtatggaaggaaaggaaatcacTGGATGTAGTTGGACAAGTAACTTAGCTACTCCATGA
- the LOC114420068 gene encoding pentatricopeptide repeat-containing protein At4g22760-like, which yields MAATKLITLMKKCSTVKQAKQIHSHILINGFTFLQPLLMHHILLWDVTNHRTMANYAFLMLHHLHIPDSFSWGCVIRFFSQKGLFTEAVFLYVQMHRMSLCPSSPAVSSALKSRARIQDMLVGVSIHGQVRVFGFNTCVYVQTALLDLYSKIGDMGTARKLFNEMAKKSVVSWNSLLSGYVKAGNLDKAQDLFDEIPRKDVISWNSTISG from the coding sequence ATGGCAGCTACAAAATTGATAACATTGATGAAAAAATGTTCAACAGTGAAGCAGGCAAAGCAAATCCATTCCCACATATTGATAAATGGTTTTACCTTTCTTCAACCCCTTTTAATGCATCACATTCTTCTTTGGGATGTCACTAACCACAGAACTATGGCAAACTATGCCTTCTTAATGCTTCACCATTTGCACATTCCAGATTCCTTCTCGTGGGGTTGTGTGATTCGATTCTTCTCTCAAAAGGGTCTATTCACTGAAGCTGTTTTTCTCTATGTTCAAATGCACAGGATGAGCTTGTGTCCTAGTTCACCTGCTGTATCCTCTGCACTCAAGTCACGTGCTAGGATTCAGGACATGTTGGTTGGCGTATCAATTCATGGGCAAGTCCGTGTGTTTGGATTTAACACTTGTGTGTATGTACAAACTGCCCTTCTTGATTTGTACTCGAAAATCGGTGACATGGGGACTGCTCGAAAGCTGTTCAATGAAATGGCTAAGAAAAGTGTGGTTTCATGGAATTCTTTATTGTCTGGATATGTAAAAGCCGGTAACTTGGATAAGGCTCAAGATTTGTTCGATGAGATTCCCAGGAAGGATGTCATATCTTGGAACTCTACGATATCTGGATAA